The following DNA comes from Holophagaceae bacterium.
GGCCTTCGGCGGAATGGATGGCATCCAGGATCGGGCGCAGACCGCTCACGCTCTGCCTGCTTTTAGAATCTTGCCGGGTGTCATCGGCAGGCTGCGGATGCGCTTGCCGGTGGCGGCGAAGATCGCATTGGCCACGGCGGGTGCGATGGGCGGCAGGCCGGGTTCGCCGACACCGCCGGGGGGCAGATCGCTCTTCACGATGTGGACTTCGATCTTGGGGGTGTCCGCCAGGCGCAGCACCGGGTAGTCGTTGAAATTGCCCTGCGCCACGCGGCCCTTCTCCAGGGTGATCTCGCCGTGGAGCGCCGCGGAAAGGCCGTAGATGATGCCGCTCTCCATCTGGGCGCGGATGTTGAGCGGGTTGACGGCCAGGCCGCAATCCACGGCGCAGACCACGCGGTGGACCTTGACGGCGCCATCGGGTTTCACTTCCACCTCCGCCACTTCGGCCACGTAGGTGCCGCAATCGAGGTAGGCGTGGGCGGCGATGCCCATGCCGCGGCCCTTGGGATGCTTGGCCAGGTGCCAGGCCTTCCACCCGGCCTTGGCGGCGGCCAGCTCGATCACCTGGCGCAGCCGCGAAGCATCCAGCTCATCCTTGCCGACCTTCCGTTTTCCATCCTGCTTGAGGAGCCCCAGGCGGAAAGCGAGGGGATTCTTGCCGGCCTTGTGGGCCAGTTCATCCAGGAAGGATTCGGTGACGAAGGGATTGAAGGAAGCCGGCACCGCCCGCCAGAAACCCACGGGGATCGGCGTGTCGCTTTGGGCCCACTCCACCTGCAGGTTTGGAATTTCGTAAGCCAGGTCCGCGGCGCCGGACAGTTCCGCGGCTTCGGGTGGCCAGGGCATCTTCAGCGATGCGGCGATGGAGGGCCCAGTGAAACGGTGGTGCCAGGCAAGGGCACGGCCTTTCTCATCCAGGCTCGCGGACAGGTCGTGCAGCGAGCCGGGGCGGTAGTAGTCGTGCTGGGTGTCGTCCTCCCGCGAGTACTGCACCTTCACCGGCGCGCCCGCGGCCTTGGAGCATTCCACCGCTTCGAGAATGAAATCCGGCATGGCCCTGCGCCCGAATCCGCCTCCCAGCAAGGGGATGTGGACTTCGATCTGCTCGGCCTTCAGGCCCGTGAGCTGCTGGATGGCGGCCATGGACCAGCCGGGGCCCTGGGAGGGCGCATAGATGTCGCAGCGGTCCGGCCTCACATCCGCCACCCCCACCATGGGCTCCATGGTCGCGTGGGCCAAGAAAGGACAGTCGTAGCGGGCATGGACTGCGTCCCCGCCCATGGCCGCGAGGCCCTCCCCTTCCTTCCGGACCACCTTTCCCGGCGCCTTCAACCGGGCTTCAAAATCCTTCCGGATTTCCGCCGTGGAGGCGGTTGCATGGGCCCCTTCGTCCCATTGCAGCTTCAGCGCCTCGCGCCCCCTCAGCGCTGCCCAGGTGCTGTCCGCGAGCACGGCCACGCCGCTTGAGATGGCAAGGATGCGCTTGACGCCGGGCACGGCTTTGGCGGCCGAGTCATCCATGGATTTCAGCTTCCCGCCGAAGACGGGGCAGCGTTCCACGGAGGCGTAGAGCATTCCCGGCAGCTTGAGGTCCGAGCCGAACTGGGCCCGGCCCGTGACGATGTCCGGGCCATCCACGCGTTTGACATCCGTGCCGACGATGTGGAAATCCTTGGGATCCCTCAGGGGCGGATCCTTGGGAGGCTCCAGCTTGGAAGCGGCCTTCACCAGGTCGCCGAAGGCGATCCGCTTCTTGCCGTGGAGGATGAAGCCCATCTCCGCCCGGCAGGCGGCCCGGTTCACCTTCCAGCGGTTCGCGGCGGCGCTGATGAGCATCTCCCGCGCCGTGGCGCCCACGATGCGGTAGGGCTTGAAGGTCCCCCGGGTGCTCTGGCTGCCGCCGGTGATGCCCAGGTCCCCGAACTTCGCGGCGCTGCTGGCCTGCTGCACCTTGACCCTGGACCAATCCGCCCCGAGTTCCTCGGCCACGGCCATGGCCATGCTCGTGCGGATGCCCTGCCCCATCTCGGACTTGTTGGCCCAGATGGTGATGGCGCCATTCCGGTCGATCCGCAGGAAAGCGCTGGGCGCCAAGGCGCTGTCGGGCTCCGCCGGAGCGGCCATGCCGAAGCGCAGCTTGGGTTCCATGGGCAGCGTGAAGGCGAGCGAAAGGCAGGTGGTCTTGACGAAGTCGCGGCGGGTGGACATCTCAGGCCTCCTTTCCGGCTGCGCACTCATCCCCCGCGGCGCGCTTGATGGCGCAGCGGATGCGGTTGTAGGTGCCGCAGCGGCATAGGTTGCCGTCCATGCCTTCATTGATGTCCGCATCGGTGGGATGGGGATGCCTGGACAGCAGCCAGGCGGCCTGCATGATCTGGCCGGGCTGGCAGTAGCCGCATTGGGCGACGTCCTCTTCGATCCAGGCTTTCTGCACCGGGTGGGAGCCGTCCTTCGAGAGGCCCTCGATGGTCGTCACGGCTTTTCCGGCCACCGCCTTGATCGGGGTCTGGCAGGCGCGGACCGCTTCGCCATCCAGATGCAGCGTGCAGGCGCCGCAGAGGCCCGCTCCGCACCCGAACTTGGTGCCGGTGAGGCCGAGCACATCCCTCAGCACCCACAGCAACGGCATGTCCGGATCCGCTTCCACGGCCTTGGAGAATCCGTTGACGGAAAATTCAAAGCGGGTCATGGGCACCTCAGGGGACTTTGTTCACACTCTAAGCTCAGTCGCAGCGCCGATCAATGGAGACGGTGGGCCATGGGCTGGGGGCCGGAGGTTCAACTTCTCGACTTCTTGACTTCTCGACTTCTCGACTTCTCGACTTTCTTGACTCCTCGACTCCTCGACTTTTTCCCCGGAACGCTCCCCCAGGTTCTGGCATCAGAGTTGGTGAGAAGGAGCGGCTACCGTGATGATGATGAAATGGGGTATTGCGGCGATCCTTACCCTGCTCGCGGGGGCCGGCATCGCCTTCCTGCCGATGCAGACGGCCACCAAGACCTCGACGGTCCTGCAATCCATGGAGAAAGCCAACGTGAGCGATTCCAAAAAACCCGGCCAGGCGGAACTCAAGCAGCGGCTCACGCCCATGCAATACAAAGTCACCCAGGAGGCGGGCACCGAGCCGGCCTTCCGCAACGAATACTGGGACAACCACCGCGAGGGCCTTTACGTGGATGTGGTCAGCGGCGAGCCCCTGTTCTCCTCCAAGGACAAATTCGATTCAGGCTGCGGCTGGCCCAGCTTCTCCAAGCCGTTGGAAGAAAAGAAGGTCGTGGAGAAAACAGATTCATCCTTCGGTATGGCCCGCACCGAAGTGAGGTCCAGGAATAGCGATTCGCATCTGGGCCATGTGTTTGACGACGGCCCGGGCCCCACCCACCTGCGCTACTGCATCAATTCGGCGTCGTTGAAATTCATCCCGGTGGAAGATCTCGAAAAAGAAGGCTTCGGAAGCTACCTGCCGGTCTTCGGAAAAACTGCGCCCAAAAATGCCGAAGCGCCTGTTGCGTCGAATGTCGCGACCCTGGCGGGCGGCTGCTTCTGGGGCATGCAGGAGCTGATCCGCAAGCAGCCGGGCGTCACCACCACGCGGGTGGGCTACACCGGCGGCCACTTGCCGAATCCCAGGTACGAAGACACCCACGACAGCAAATCGGGCCACGCCGAAGCCATCGAAATCCATTTCGATCCGGCCAAGACGAGCTACGAAGCCATCCTGCGGTTCTTCTTCCGGATCCACGATCCCACCACGCTGAACCGCCAGGGCAACGACACGGGCAGCCAGTACCGCTCGGCGATCTTCTTCCATGGCGAAACCCAACGGCTAGTGGCCGAAAAAGTGAAGGCCGAAGCGGATGCCAGCGGGAAATGGCCTCGCAAGGTGGTCACGGAGATCGCTCCCGCCTCGATGTTCTACCCGGCCGAAGAGAACCACCAGGACTACCTGCAGAAGCACCCCGGCGGCTACACCTGCCACTACATCAGGAACTGAAAGGTCCCTGGGCATAGGCTCCCGGCTGGTCTGGATCCGATTGTGTGTTAGCTTTTCCGTATGCTTTTCTACGGAGCTTCCATGCGCAAAGCCCTGCTTCCCCTCATTCCCTGCTTGATCCTCGCAGCGGCGCCGGAATCTCCCAAACCCCTCAAAAGCGGCCAGGCGGGCCAGACCGCCAAAGCATTTCCCTTTCCAATCCACCAGAAGACTCTGCCTAATGGACTGAAAATCGTCGTTATTCCAACGGGACTCCCAAATCTGGTGAGCCTCCAGATCCCCGTGAGCACCGGCTCGCGGAACGAAGTGGAGCCCGGCAAATCCGGTTTCGCGCACTTCTTCGAACACATGATGTTCCGCGGCACCAGGACCGTTCCCCCGGAGCTGTGGAATCAAGCCCTGAAGGAGACCGGCGCGTCGCAGAATGCGTTCACCTCGGACGACCTGACGAACTACCACACGCTCTGCTCGAAAGATGATCTTGAAGGCTGGATCAAGCGGGAAGGGGACCGCTTCCAGAATCTTTCCTACAGCGAGGAAGGCTTCAAGACCGAGAGCCGCGCGGTGCTCGGCGAATACAACAAGAATTCCTCCAACCCCATCCAGAAGCTGCTGGAAGTCCAGCGCGACGCGGCCTTCACCACCCACACCTACAAGCACACGACCATGGGCTTCCTCAAGGACATCGAGGACATGCCCAACCAGTTCGCCTACTCGAAGCAGTTCTTCGACCGCTGGTACCGCCCCGGAAACGTGACCGTGATCCTCACCGGCGATGTGAGGCCTGAAACGGCCTTCCCGATGGTGGAGAAATACTTCAGTGGCTGGAAGCGGGGCACGGCGAAACCGCCCGCCGTTCCCGCCGAACCGGCCCCGGCCAAGCCCGTGGATGTGCGCCTGCCCTGGACGAGCCCCACCCTGCCGTACATGACCGTGGGCTTCCACACGCCCGCGAAATTCAGCACGGCAGACAACAGCTCGGAGGCGCTGTCGCTGGCTTCGGAACTGCTGTTCGGGTCCCGTTCGGAGCTGTACCAGCGCCTGGTGGTGCGGGAACAGAAAGTCGACCAGTTCTTCGCCTTCGGCGGCGGGGCCAAGGATCCGGGGCTCTTCACCATCGGCGCCCGCGTGAAAAAGGCCGAGGACCTGGCCTATGTGCGCGATCTCATCCTCGACACCTGCGCCTCGGCCCGGGCCCTGCCCTTCTCCAGCGCCAAACTCCAGGACGCCAAGAACGAGGCCCGCCTTGCCTTCGCGCGGAGGCTCGATTCCACCGATTCCATCGCCGGCCTCATCGCGCGGCTGACCTCCTACGGCCGGGATCCCGAAGCCGTGAACAAGCTCGCAGTCCTCCGGGATTCCGTCACCACCAGCGACCTCGCGCGCATCGCGCAAGCCACCTTCCTGGACAACCGCCGCGTCATAACGACGCTTGCCCATGGCGGCTTCCCCGCCAACCTGGACCAAGCCTTCGAGGGCGTGGAGGCCCGCGCCGCCAAGCTTGCTGAACTTCCAAACCTGCCCGTCCTGGAGCAGCCCAATGCCGCATCGCCGCTGGTCACCTTGCGCATGGCCTTCCGCGCGGGCTCCATCCACGATCCCGCCGGAAAGGAGGGCCTGGCCCAACTCGCCGCCAGCATGGTGGCCGACGCCAGCACCAAGAACCGCGGGCTTTCAGAGTTGGAAAAAGCCTATGCCGCCACGGGATCGGGCCTAGGCGCCCTGGTGGACAAGGAACGCACGTCCTTCAGCCTCACGGCGCCCAGGATCAAGGCCGGCGAAGCCCTGGACCTGGCCATGGAACAGATGCTCGAAGCCGGCTTCAAGGAGGAGGATTTCCAGCGCCTCAAGTCCCAGCAGCTCAACGCCCTCAACGTAGGACTCAAGGCCAGCAACGACGAGGAACTCGGCAAGCTGGCGCTGGAATCGCGCATGTTCGCCGAACCCTATGCCCATCCCGTGCTGGGCACCGCGAGCGGCATCCAGGCCATCTCGCTGGCCGATGTGAAAGCCTTCGCGAATGCCTACTACACGAAGAAGCGCCTTTCCATCGGCCTTGCGGGCTCCTATTCCGCCGAAGACAAAGCGGTCGTGCTGCGCGGCCTGGACAAGCTTCCCGGCACCGATGCGCCCAAGGTGAGGGTCAGCGAAGCCGAACACCTCAGCGATGGCTCGCATATGCACATCGTCACCAAGGAGACGCGGTCGACCGCCATCTCCATCGGCATTCCCCTGCGCGAGCGGGATGCGGAAGGCCGGCCGGTGGATGCGCGGGTGAACCGGAAGCATCCTGATTTCGCAGCGCTCTGGGTGGCCACGGCCTACCTGGGCCAGCACCGCAACAGCACCGGCGTGCTCTACCAGCGGCTGCGCGAAGAGCGCGGCCTCAACTACGGCGACTACACGTATCTGGAAGCCTTCCCCAACGGTGGCCGCCAATTCCAGCCCAGCCCCGGCGTGGCACGGGCTTTCAACATCTGGCAGGTCTGGATCCGCCCGGTGGAGCCGAAGAATGGCGCCTTCGCCCTCAAGGCCGCGCTCTTCGAGGTGCAGAAGCTCATCGCCAACGGCATGTCCGAGCATGATTTCAATTCGACCCGCACCATGCTCGTGAAGTTCCTGGACCATCTGAACGATACGGGCTCGAAAAAACTGGGGCACGACATGGACGATGCCTACCTGGGCGTGGGCCCCTACGCCGACACCTTCAAAGCCAAGCTGAAGGCTCTTTCCCGCGAGGATGTGAACCGCGCCATCAGGAAGTACCTGCGCACCTCCAACCTGGATATCGCCGTGGTGACCAAGGACGCGGACCAATTCACGAAGGACCTGCTGGCGGATGCCTCGCCGATTCCCGCCTACACCGCGCCCAAGCCGCAATTGAAGGACGAGGACCTGGCCATTTCCAGATTCAAGCTGGATGTGGATCCGAAAAACATCTCCAAAGCGGCCCTGGAAGCGACGTTCAAGTAGAGACGGGGCCTGAAGCCGGGAGTCCACAGCCGGGAGCCTGATTCCTTCCGCGGAACCTCCGTGGAATCCAGGGCAATATTGGATGTCCCCCGGGAGTTTCATTGCTGCCCTTCCTGCTGGCGGTGCCTGCCCTCGTCCAATCCCTGCCGCCGGACCCCCGGGATTTGCCGGGGGCCTGGGAGCGGATGTTGGAAATGCACCGCGAGGAGCAATATCCCTGGCCCCGATGGCGCCTTCTGGCGCGGGTTCCGGTGAGCGCGGACACGCTGCGGACCGATCCGCTGTTGAGGCTGCTCTCTTCCGGCGAGCTGGGCTTGAATCCCTATTCCGCCAAAGAAACAGGCGCCATCTGGACCCAGAAGGAATGGCCCCAAAGCCTCGATTGGGCGCTGATTTCCCCCGAGGGCAACCTGGCGGCGACGGGCTCCGGCGCGCCCTCGGGTGCAGCCCTGGAAGGCCCCATTTTCAAGAGCGCCTGGAAGAGCCGGGGAGAGCGGTTCGCCGACTTCGTGAAAAGCCAGAATGCCTCCGGCGAGGCCTGGGGTGATGCGCTTCAGGATGCGGGCCATTTGATGCATTTCATCGACACGCTGCTCCAGGCGGATGCCCAAAAGCCGCTGCCATGGTGGGTTTGGGAGACACCGCTCCCGGATCCGCTGCTGCTCGCCCTGAAGGAAAAATCCGAAAAGGAATGGATCAAGGCCCTCGAAGGCCTGCGCCGCCAGAAAGGCTATGAACGCTGGCCAGGATTGTCCGGCGCCTTGGCCCTGGCTCCCGAGACGCCCTCCCAGGCCATGAAGGATGCGCTCCGGCCCCTGCTCGGGGAGCTCGTCCAGGAATTGCACCGTACTCCCCAGAGCGGGGCCCTGTGGTCCGCCTGGTCTCAGGTGGCCAGACGCCTTCCGGTGGAAACCAGCGAGTTCACGCCCTCCCTGTTCGCGGTGCCCGAAGGGGATCCCTGGCCGCCCCCCGCGGGCCTGCGCGCGGCCGTGCCGCTGTTGAAGGCGCGGGGTGATCTGCGGATGCTTCTCGCCTATTGCCGCAACCAACTGCACTCACCAGTTCCGGGGACCATCGGATCGGAAGAAGCCTGGCGCCGGGAGCGCATGCAGCGGATCCAGGATTGGGGCCTGCCGGGCCTGGAGGCCCTGGCGGGCCTGAGGGCCGAAAGGGACGGATTGGTCTGGATCGAAGAGCTGCACCGCTTGTGGGGCAAGGAGTGGGCGAAATCGAATCTCCATGCCTTCCTCCGCCGCCTGGATCCAGAGTGGCTGCCGGAAAGCTGGGACAAGGCCCTGCGGGCCGAGCCCCTTGAAGATCCTCCCCTGCCGGAGCCGCAGGAACCATTTTCCGCTCCCTATTTGGCCCTGGATGCCCAAAATGACGCGGGGCTGGCAAAGGGCTGGAGAGCCCTGCGCGAATCTTCCGAACTGGACGCCTGGGGCCCCGGGGATCTTCAGTGGAAGTCCCTTTCCAAAGACCAATTGAAACGGGTGCGGGAGGACTTCGGCCTCGATGCGAAACCCCGCTGGTTCCTGTTCCAGGGCAGCAGTCTCAAGGCCAGCGGCACCGGCGCGCCCGATCCGGCCTACATCCAGGGGCGCCTGCGCAGCCTCGGCGTCCCCAGGTTGGAGGAGCTCACCGGTTTCCTGTCCCGGCACCCGGAACAGAGGGAGGCCCGTATCGAACGGTTCCAACTGCTGCGCAACCGGCTGCCTCAACCGAGGCTGGAAGCTAATTTCCGCTTGGATGCCGAAGCGGCCCTGTTGCCCGTCACGCCGCAAGGCGCCTGGTCCCCCTCGGGCGAAGCCTGGCGCTCGTCCGCGCAGCGGGTGCTCCCCAGGCTTGAGGAATCGCTTCGCCACTGGCCCTCGGACCTGGGCGCCTGGAAGGCCTGGCTGGCCTGGTCGGAGTTGGCCGCCCTCAAGCCCAAGGCCGCGGCCTTGGCTGCAACCCTGGAGCCGTGGCCCCGGCTCCGTTTTGAAGCCGAGCAGCTCATCGCCAGGCAGCTCAGGAACCGGGGGGATTGGAAGACCTTGCAGACCTTCGCCCAGGACCGTTGGGACGCCCTGGTGGACCAGGCGCGCCCCATCCACCCCGCCATTCCGGATCTGGATCCACGCTCGGCCAATGAGCTGGATGTCTGGCTTTCCTTCCTGGAAGACGTTTTGCAGGCCCAGGGCCAACCCAACGCAGCCAGGCCGTTGCGGGCGAAGTACCAGGAGCTGACGCTGCGGAAGCCCCACGGGAAGTGATGCGGAATCCTACCCTTGGCCCTCGGCCGGGAAACGCCAGGGAATGGACATTTTGAAGACCGAACCCTCGAGGTAGGCGCTCTCGACCTGGATGGTGCCGCCCATGAGTTCCACAAGATTCTTCGAGATGGCCAGGCCCAGGCCTGATCCGCCGAAACGCCGGGTGATGGATGTATCCACCTGGGTGAATTTGTCGAACAATTTCCCGAGTTTTTCCCGGTGGATCCCGATGCCCGTATCCTCCACCACCGCTTCCAGGCGGCGGGCCGCCGGGTTGAAACCCATGTGCAGCCTCACAGCTCCGCGTTCCGTGAATTTCAGCGCGTTCCCGACCAGGTTCACGAGGACCTGGCGCAGCCGCTGGGGATCGCCCACCAGGAGGGGCGGCAGGGTGCCATCGATATCCACGGAAAAAGCCAGCCCCTTCTGCGCGGCCTGGGAGGTGAAAAGGCTCCGGACCTCTTCGCCGACCTTGCGCGCGTCGAAGGGCAGCTCTTCCAGTTCCATCTGGCCCGCTTCGATCTTGGAGATATCGAGAATGTCGTTGATCAAGGCCATCAGGCCCTGGGCGGAGGTGCCCACGGTCTCGGCCAAGTCAGCCTGGTCTTCATCCAGGCCCGTCTGCTGGAGCAGGTAGTTCATGCCGATGATCGCGTTCATGGGCGTCCGGATTTCGTGGCTCATCACCGCCAGGAACTCGCTTTTGGCGCGCGACGCTGCTTCCGCGGCCTCCTTGGCGGTCAGCAGTTCCTTTTCCGCCATCTTGCGGGGGGTGATGTCGTTCATGGAACCGGCCATGCGCGTGGCCCGGCCTTCCGCATTCCAGATGGCCTGGCCGCGGGAGCGGAACCACCGGTATTCGCCGCTGGGCATCCGGAATCGGAACTCGATGTCGTAGGGCCGCCGGTATTTGATGTGCTCATAGATGGCCCGGCCGATGCTTTCCTGGTCGTCAGGATGGGCCCATTGGCCCCATTCGCGGACGTTGGGAGGATCGACTCCAGGGGCCAGGCCCAGCAGTTCCTTCATGCGGTCGGAAAAGTAGGCTTCGCCTGTTTGGAGGTTCGTGTCCCAGATCCCTTCGTTGGAACCCTGGGATACCAGCGCATAGCGTTCTTCGCTCTCGCGGAGGGCTTCCTCGGACTGCTTCCGTTCCGTGAGGTCCCGGATGGAGGCGATCCGCACGAGGCGGCCCTTGTACATCACGGAGCTGCCGGTGATCTCCGCCGGGAAACTGCTGCCGTCCTTGCGCAATCCAGAGATTTCGTAAGGCGTGGTGCTGCCCGATCGCACCATTTCCGCGATCTTTCCGCGGTCCTGCTCCACCGCGAGGCTAAGCGCGGAAAGGCCGATCATCTCCTCGGCGGTCCCCCCCCACATCCGCGCGAGGGAATGGTTGGCGTCGATGATGATTCCGTTCTCGTTCATCAGCACGCCATCCGTGGTGCCTTCGCTCATGGCCCTGAAGCGGCTCTCGCTGTCCTGCACCGCCTGTTCCGCCTTCTTCCTCTCGGTCAGGTCGTAGAAGGCCGTCAGGAAGGCGGTCTTGCCATCGAACTTGATGACTCTGGAGGTGACCTCCACCAGCCTCGGGCCGCTGGAGGTCTTCATTTCCAGCTCCATCCGGTCCACCCGGCCATCTCTGAAGATGCGCTCCACGAACGTATCCCGGTCCTCGGGATGCTCATAGAAAGTCGGGGACTGGAGCCCGATGACCGCTTCCCGCTTGAGGCCCACGAACTCCTCCATGGGGCCGTTGATATAGAGGATCTCCGGCTCGGGATAGCCGATGATCACCATGGGCACCGCCAAGGTTTCCGTCACCATGCGGAACCGGCCTTCGGATTCGCCAGCTGTGGCTTCGGCGATATTCCGTTCGGAAAGCAGCGCGCTCAGCGCCATGGAGGTGATCGCCAGCACCGTCAGGAAGGCCCTGAGCAGGACCATGGATGGATTTCCCGCCCCCGCCACCAGGGGACCGAGTCCGCTGATGGTGGCAGGGATGGCGAAGGCCGCCACCAGGGCCACGGCGAAGATCGATCCGCGTTGGCCGAAGCGCAGGCAGGCCCAGATCACCACGGGGTAGACCAGGAAGGGCAGCCGGTAGTGTTGGGAGCCGAATCCAACCCCGTAATACGAAACGACGCCGAGCAAGGCCAGCATGGCCGCGAATTCAGCGATCTCCGCCCGTTTGGACCTGGGCCAGGGCTTCACGGCCATCAGCAGCAGCGGCGTCATCAGCAGGCCGCTGGTGGCTTCCCCCAGCCACCAGCGGCCGAAGAAAGGCAGGAATGCGCCCCAGGGAAGCATGCCTCCCAGCGCGAAAATGGTCGCTCCCAGGGTGGCCCCCACCGTGGTGGAAACCAGCCCGCCGAAAACCACCAGCACCACCACGTCCCTCAAGCGGTTCATGCCCAGATCGAAGCCGGCCCTCACCATCAGCCAATAGCCCAGCCAGATTTCAATGGTGTTCGCCATGGCGATGCCGAGATCCACCCAGCCTGGCGACTTGGTGTTCAGCATCACCGTGGCCAACGCGCCGATGAACACGCCCGGCCAAAGCTTCACCCCCCCGATGAGCAGCGCAGCCAAGGCGATGCCCTTGGGCAGCCAGAGCGCAGTGTCGCGGCTGTCCGGGAACGTCATCAGATAGGAACACTTCGCGGCCAGCGGATAGACCGCCGCGATCAATAGCATCTGGAATACAAGCGTTCGCCAGCGGGGTGTCATTGAGTCCTAGCTTAACGACCCCCAGGACGGTTAGGAACCGTTATGGAATGACCGGGATATCCCGTTCCATTGGATCACCAGGCCAGTTTCTGGATGCTTTCGCGGATTTCAGCCGGCGCGTCCAGCCGATGCAGGCTCCGATCCAGGCGGCTGAGGTACGCCTCGCGAAGCGCCTTGCCCGGCTTGGACCAGTCGGCCCGGTCCCAATCCAGGGCCAGGAGGGACCCGGCTCCGTCGATGATGAAGTTCGTCGCATTGAGATCCGGCGCGTGCAGGCCCCAGGCAGAAAGCGAACCGAGCAACGCGGCCAGTTGCGGCAACAATTCGCCCGTCCGTCCAAAGTCGCGCGCCCAGGGCGATGCATCCACGTGGCGCGTGAAATAGATGCCTTCCACCCCCCAATAATGGGGACGGAACGCAAAGCCCATCGGTTCCACCGTGGGAAAGCCGTTCTCCCAGAGCGCCCGATGGATGTCGGCCTCCTTCTGGAAGCGTCCGCTGGTGAAATAGGTCCGTTCGTTCACCTGCCTTATGGCCCCGCCCCGCCGGTAGGGCCGCAACACCACCTGCCCCCGTCGGTGGACGCCGCCCCGACCGAAGGCTTCGCCGAGGCGGCTGGGCGCCCCCGAAAGATCCAAATCTGGAGGCCCGACTCGGATCCAATCCGCCCCGAGATCTCCCAGGTTCTGGTTTTCCATCCGCGTCCAGGGACCCAGTCCCTTGCGAGTCTGGTAGGGCCAGGAATCCGGGAGGGGGGGAATGCGCGCGCTCAAAGTTGTCCTGTTCACCTGCTTCAGCTTCGCCTGCTTCGCCTGCCCTGGAAACCCCGATTACAGAGTTGAATAGTTCCCTTCGCTGAATCTCTGTGGACGGACGAACCTCTTTACGCGATGCGGCGCCGAGGACAAGCACGGTCTCGCCCCCCGCGACGAAATCCTTTGTTAGGTTGGCGAAAGGACGGGATCGGGCGGTGGTGTTGGATCTGCGGCTTGGAATTCATGACCGGGATTACCGGAGCCTGAATTCAAACGACTTGCAGGTTGGCTTCAGTGCGGCGCGCCGCGGACGGAATCCACTGCACAAAAAATGCAGCAATCCGTAAAGACCCTGTGAACAAAAAACTTCGACGGGGTAAACGCGGAGATTCCCACAAGGGCTGCGGAAAAGCCCCCAGGCAATGACTGCCGGGTTCCACACCGGCCATCGTCCCGGCGCCTTCGCGAAGTTTTCGGAAACGCGCGGGTCCTCGCATCCATTGCTTCAGAGGCTGACCCGCTTGAAACTCTTGGCGACTTTCTGCATGAGCAGGGGATCCCCATCGATCTTGATCTTCCCGCTCATGAAGGCTTCCTGGGCGTTGAGCTGGCCTGTGCTCATGGCGGT
Coding sequences within:
- a CDS encoding PAS domain S-box protein, with protein sequence MLLIAAVYPLAAKCSYLMTFPDSRDTALWLPKGIALAALLIGGVKLWPGVFIGALATVMLNTKSPGWVDLGIAMANTIEIWLGYWLMVRAGFDLGMNRLRDVVVLVVFGGLVSTTVGATLGATIFALGGMLPWGAFLPFFGRWWLGEATSGLLMTPLLLMAVKPWPRSKRAEIAEFAAMLALLGVVSYYGVGFGSQHYRLPFLVYPVVIWACLRFGQRGSIFAVALVAAFAIPATISGLGPLVAGAGNPSMVLLRAFLTVLAITSMALSALLSERNIAEATAGESEGRFRMVTETLAVPMVIIGYPEPEILYINGPMEEFVGLKREAVIGLQSPTFYEHPEDRDTFVERIFRDGRVDRMELEMKTSSGPRLVEVTSRVIKFDGKTAFLTAFYDLTERKKAEQAVQDSESRFRAMSEGTTDGVLMNENGIIIDANHSLARMWGGTAEEMIGLSALSLAVEQDRGKIAEMVRSGSTTPYEISGLRKDGSSFPAEITGSSVMYKGRLVRIASIRDLTERKQSEEALRESEERYALVSQGSNEGIWDTNLQTGEAYFSDRMKELLGLAPGVDPPNVREWGQWAHPDDQESIGRAIYEHIKYRRPYDIEFRFRMPSGEYRWFRSRGQAIWNAEGRATRMAGSMNDITPRKMAEKELLTAKEAAEAASRAKSEFLAVMSHEIRTPMNAIIGMNYLLQQTGLDEDQADLAETVGTSAQGLMALINDILDISKIEAGQMELEELPFDARKVGEEVRSLFTSQAAQKGLAFSVDIDGTLPPLLVGDPQRLRQVLVNLVGNALKFTERGAVRLHMGFNPAARRLEAVVEDTGIGIHREKLGKLFDKFTQVDTSITRRFGGSGLGLAISKNLVELMGGTIQVESAYLEGSVFKMSIPWRFPAEGQG